The genomic window CAGAAGGAAACGACGATTTCGCCGGCGCTGACGCCCGTGACCTTGAGACCAAGGTCTTCGAGCATGGTGGCGAGGTCTTCCGGCGAACCGTCGAACTCGACCTCGGCCAGTGCGCCCGCCGCGTCGAATTGCCGACTTAGGGCTGCGTTGACGCCCTGAGAACTGCGCAGGGCCGCGAGAACGTCACTGAAGGCCTTAAAACTCGGCGCGCCGTTTAGCCGGACGGTGAAGGTGCGCGAGGCCGCTTTGCCGCTGCCGCTGAGCCAGTTGAGCAGCGCGCCGGGCAGGTTGGGGGCCGCCGTTTTCGCCACGTTTTGCAGGGCGGTTTTGCCGGCCACCGAGTCGGTCGCCGCCAGCCCGGTGCCGGTAAAGGCGTCGCTGAAAATCACCTGCGCGGTTGCCAGGTCAATGGCCTTGAGTTCCAGCCGGGCGGTGTAGGCGCGCTGGCTCAGCACATTGCCGTATTCCTCGGCAAAGGCCTCGCCGGTAATCAGCAGGTCGGCCTGGTAGCGGGTCGCCAGTTCCTTGAGGCCCTGCGCCGACACCGTGCCGCGCAGCTGGTCACGCACGTTGTTCTGCTCAGCCTGTTTCAGGTCCACGACGCGGTAGCCGGCGGCGACCAGCGCCCGCACGATTTCGGTTTCGGCGGCGGGGTCGGGGGTGGGGCGGCGCAGAATCTGCTCGGGAATTGCCACGATGATGCGCGGGTCGCCCTTGCGAGTCAGGAAAGCTTTGAGCTCGTGTTCCAGGCTCGGACGGGCCACCGCGACCCTCACGGATACGGTGTAGACGTTGCCCTGCTGCCCTTCGGTGACCACTTGCACCACACGCCCGAAACCGTCCGAGCGCTTCATCAACTGCTGCTGGAAGCGCTCGAATTCGTCAGTAGTTTTCAGCGACGTGGACTCGCTGACATAAGCGCCGAGCACCTGCTCCACCGCGCTTCTGACCGCGTTGTCCAGGGCGGCTTGCCGGGCACTGGCCGGAGTCGAGGTCACCATCGCCTGCCCGGTGACCTGCACAATCTGTTCGCCGGACGGCGCCGGCCCAGCTGCGAGGCTCACCGGCCCTGCCAGTGCACCGACGGCCAGTCCCAGGCTGAGCACTTTGGCTCGGAGAGATACACGCATGACAGCAGTATCATGAGACGTTTCTGACAGGCGACTTATTTTTTAACCCACGCTGGCTTTAAGACTGGCCGCAGGAGCGTGCGAACGCTTTTTATTGTTTGTCAGCAAGGTTCACGCCCTGCAAGGCACTCTGGGAAACTCCGAACGGCGTGACAATCGGTCAGATTATTAATGGTTCTGTGCCCACTTGGCGTGTCATAAAAATGTGACACGCTTCTCTCTTCAGCTTTTGCTGACTGGCTCCGTGGCTGGGAAAAGGCAGAAAGCCTCGGCGCTCGACAGACGCCGCGCTGACACCTGCGCTTATCATGCGGGGGTGAAACATCAATTGGCACTTCTGGCGGCCCTGCTGCTGGGCGCCGCCGGCGCTCAAACAGTGGACCTCCGCATCCTGGAAACGACCGACCTGCACACCAACGCCCTGGGCTACGACTACTACCAGGACAAGCCGACCGGCGAGTTCGGGCTGGAATACACCGCCACCCTGCTCAAGCAGGCGCGCGAGGAAAAGCGCAACACCCTGCTCTACGACAACGGCGACCTGATTCAGGGCACGCCGCTCGGGGACTACGTGGCGCGTGTGCAGCCGCTCAGGGCCGGACAGATGCACCCGCTGCACGCGGCCATGCGGCTGCTCAAGTACGACGCGGCCAACCTCGGCAACCACGAGTTCAACTACGGCCTGCCCTTTTTGCAGCAGGTGGTCGCCGCCGCGCCGATGCCCATCGTCAGCGCCAACACCTACGTGGACGACGGGAACGGCAAGCCCGGCGCCAACGCCTTTACGCCTTACCTGATTCAGCGCCGCACCGTGTACGACACCGAGGGGCGCCCGTACATCCTGAACGTGGGCGTCATCGGGCTGCTGACCCCGCAGATCGTGCAGTGGGACAAGAGCAACCTCGACGGCAAGATCGTGACCGCCGACATCGTGGACACTGCCCGCAAGTTCGTGCCCGAAATGAAGGCGGCGGGGGCCGACATCATCGTCGCCGTCGCCCACAGCGGCATCAACGCCGACTACCAGCCGGGCCAGGAAAATGTCGCCACCGAGCTGACGAAGGTGCCGGGCATCGACGTGGTGCTCAGCGGGCACAGCCACCAGGAATTCCCGGGGCCGGTCTACAAGACGATTCCCGGCGCCGACATCACCAACGGCACCATCAACGGCAAACCGGTGGTCATGGCCGGGTACTGGGGCAACGACCTCGGCGTGGTGGACCTGCAACTGAACTACGACCGTAAGTCCCAGACGTGGACGATTCAGAATGCCAAAACCAGCCTGCGCCCCATCTGGGACAAGACGGCGAAAAAGAGCCTCGTCACGCCCGACCCCGCCATTGCCCGCGCCGTGAAGGCTGCGCACGAGGGCACTCTGCGCTACGTGCGCGGCAAGGTAGCCGACCTCGCGGCGCCCGTCACCTCCTACTGGGCGCTGGTACAGGACGACCCCAGCGTGCAGCTCGTGAGCAACGCCCAGACCGCCTACGTCAAGGCCGCGCTGGCGAGCACCCAGTACAAGGACCTGCCGGTGCTCTCCGCCGCCGCGCCCTTCAAGGCCGGGGGCCGGGGCGGCGTGAGCTATTACACCGACATTCCGGCGGGCACGCTCGCCATCAAGAACGTCGCCGACCTCTACGTCTACCCCAACACCGTGCAGGCGGTGCTGGTTACCGGAGCACAGGTGCAGGAGTGGCTGGAACGCGCCGCCGGGCAGTTCAAACAGATCGACCCGAGCAAGACCGAGCCGCAAGCACTCGTGGACGACTCCTTCCCCACCTACAACTTCGACATCCTCGACGGCGTGACCTACGAAATCGACGTGACGCAGCCTTCCCGCTACGGCAGTGACGGCAAGGTCGCCAACGAGGGCGCGCACCGCATCAAGAACCTGATGTACGGCGGCAAGCCGATTGACCCCGCCGCGCAGTTCGTCGTCGCCACCAACAACTACCGCGCCTCGGGCGGCGGCAAGTTCCCCGGTCTGGACGGCAAGAACATCATCCTGCAAGCACCCGACGAAACGCGGCAGGCGCTCATCGCCTACTTCCAGGACCAGAAGACGGTCAACCCCGCCGCCGACGGCAACTGGAAGCTCACCCCGATTCCCGGCGTCACCCTCTCGGTGGTCAGCAGCCCCAACGGGCAGAAGAACCTGCCGGCGGGCGTGACCTACGTGCAGACGCGCGACGACGGGTTCGCGGAGT from Deinococcus radiodurans R1 = ATCC 13939 = DSM 20539 includes these protein-coding regions:
- a CDS encoding flagellar assembly protein T N-terminal domain-containing protein, with protein sequence MRVSLRAKVLSLGLAVGALAGPVSLAAGPAPSGEQIVQVTGQAMVTSTPASARQAALDNAVRSAVEQVLGAYVSESTSLKTTDEFERFQQQLMKRSDGFGRVVQVVTEGQQGNVYTVSVRVAVARPSLEHELKAFLTRKGDPRIIVAIPEQILRRPTPDPAAETEIVRALVAAGYRVVDLKQAEQNNVRDQLRGTVSAQGLKELATRYQADLLITGEAFAEEYGNVLSQRAYTARLELKAIDLATAQVIFSDAFTGTGLAATDSVAGKTALQNVAKTAAPNLPGALLNWLSGSGKAASRTFTVRLNGAPSFKAFSDVLAALRSSQGVNAALSRQFDAAGALAEVEFDGSPEDLATMLEDLGLKVTGVSAGEIVVSF
- the cpdB gene encoding 2',3'-cyclic-nucleotide 2'-phosphodiesterase, whose amino-acid sequence is MKHQLALLAALLLGAAGAQTVDLRILETTDLHTNALGYDYYQDKPTGEFGLEYTATLLKQAREEKRNTLLYDNGDLIQGTPLGDYVARVQPLRAGQMHPLHAAMRLLKYDAANLGNHEFNYGLPFLQQVVAAAPMPIVSANTYVDDGNGKPGANAFTPYLIQRRTVYDTEGRPYILNVGVIGLLTPQIVQWDKSNLDGKIVTADIVDTARKFVPEMKAAGADIIVAVAHSGINADYQPGQENVATELTKVPGIDVVLSGHSHQEFPGPVYKTIPGADITNGTINGKPVVMAGYWGNDLGVVDLQLNYDRKSQTWTIQNAKTSLRPIWDKTAKKSLVTPDPAIARAVKAAHEGTLRYVRGKVADLAAPVTSYWALVQDDPSVQLVSNAQTAYVKAALASTQYKDLPVLSAAAPFKAGGRGGVSYYTDIPAGTLAIKNVADLYVYPNTVQAVLVTGAQVQEWLERAAGQFKQIDPSKTEPQALVDDSFPTYNFDILDGVTYEIDVTQPSRYGSDGKVANEGAHRIKNLMYGGKPIDPAAQFVVATNNYRASGGGKFPGLDGKNIILQAPDETRQALIAYFQDQKTVNPAADGNWKLTPIPGVTLSVVSSPNGQKNLPAGVTYVQTRDDGFAEYNLKF